The Candidatus Hydrogenedentota bacterium genome has a segment encoding these proteins:
- a CDS encoding sigma-70 family RNA polymerase sigma factor: MRPDQSPRDETLLVRRAQAGDVTAFEALYRAHVGRIHALCLRMTSDRATAEDLTQEAFIRAWQRLDSFRGDSAFYSWLYRLTVNVVLGDFRVKKRLAERVSNSEDVSDLPLAAAERPAGLRMDLDQAIAALPPGAREIFVLHDVEGYKHEEIAEMTGLATGTSKAHLHRARRLLREQLL, translated from the coding sequence ATGAGACCCGACCAGTCCCCACGGGACGAGACGTTGCTTGTTCGCCGCGCTCAGGCGGGCGACGTGACGGCCTTTGAGGCGCTGTACCGCGCCCATGTGGGCCGGATCCACGCCCTGTGCCTGCGCATGACGAGCGACCGGGCAACCGCGGAAGACCTTACGCAGGAGGCGTTTATTCGTGCGTGGCAACGGCTGGATTCGTTCCGGGGAGACAGCGCGTTCTATTCCTGGTTATATCGCCTCACCGTGAACGTGGTTTTGGGAGACTTCCGAGTGAAAAAAAGGTTGGCAGAGCGCGTATCAAACTCGGAGGATGTGTCGGACCTGCCGTTGGCGGCTGCGGAGCGCCCGGCCGGACTGCGAATGGACCTGGATCAGGCCATCGCGGCCTTACCGCCCGGAGCCCGCGAAATCTTCGTGCTGCACGACGTCGAGGGGTATAAGCACGAAGAAATTGCAGAGATGACGGGACTCGCGACGGGTACGTCCAAAGCCCACCTTCACCGAGCGCGCCGCCTTCTCAGGGAGCAACTTCTATGA